The Alphaproteobacteria bacterium nucleotide sequence TAGTTAAAAACTCTAAGCAAATTCACTTAAGTGGAAATTCAACCAAGGAAATAGATAGTAGTATGAACAAAGCTATTAATTGGCATAGATTTGGCTATAGTAAATGTTATTATAGTGAGTGTGTACATAATAAATTTATAGCAAAATTCAATGCTGCTAAAAATATTATTAGAATTATGATTATTTTTATAGTTAAATTATTTAATTTTAGAAAATTAACTAATAAGGAAAAGGCAGTAATTAGTGGCTCTTTTGCTTATTTAATGGGCAAGTCTGCTTTTGATAATAATGGTAATGGAAGAAAGTTTTAAAATGAAAAACATCATAATTTTTGGTAAAAATGGTCAAGTTGCAACAGAGCTTCGCTTAATCTTAGCGCAGCAAAAAGAATTTTCTTTTAATTATTATTCTAGTAAAGAGTTTGATTTTGCAGATCTTGGATCACTAAAGCATAAATTAAAAAATTTAGCACCAGCTGATTATATTATAAATGCTACCGCCTATAATGAAGTTGATAAAGCAGAAGAGGAGCAAGAAAGAGCAAATAATATTAATCATCTAGCAGTAAAGTTGTTAGCAGAATATTGTAAAGAGCACAATATAAGGTTAATACATTATTCAACAAATTATGTCTTTGATGGTGAGGGTAATAAGCCTTACAAAGAAACTAATAACAAAAATCTTAAACCATTATCATATTATGGGAAAAGCAAATTATTAGGAGAGCAAGCAATAGAAAAGTCAAAATGTGCTTATTTGATTTTTCGTGTAGCTACGGTTTTTAATCTTAATAAGGAAAATAATTTTGTCGCTAAAATTAGAAAATTAGCAGAAAGTAGAAAAGAGCTAAAAATAGTAAATGACCAAATTACCAATCCAACCAATAGCTATGATATTGCATTTAATACATTTGAAATAATAAAAAAGATTGAAGAGCAAAGCAAATTTAAATCAGCTATATATCATTTAGCAAATAAAAACTTTTATTCTTACTGTGAATTAAGTAAAAAGATTATCTCTAAAGAGAATTTAAAAATAATTCCAGTTACAAGTAGTGAATTTAAAACGAAAGCAGCAAGACCTTTGAATGGCGCTTTGGATAGTGGTAAAATAAAAAAAGATTTTGCAATTGAGATAACTGATAATTACAAGCAACTTACTGTAATTATAGTAACTTATAAAAGCGCTCATATTGTAATAGATGCTTTGCAACATATAATTAAACAAGGTTATAGAATTATTATTGTTGATAATGGTAGTAAAGATAATATTGAAGATGTTTTGGATAAAAACTGCAAATCTAGTAATATCGAATTGATAAAATTAAAATATAATATTGGTTTTGGTAGAGCAAATAATTTAGCTTTGGAGAGGGTTAATACAAAATATGCATTTTTGCTAAACCCTGATGCAATAATGATGCCACATTCTCTTGATTTAATGGTAAAAATAGCAGAGCAGAAGCAAAATATTGCGCTGCTTAACCCTATATTTACTAATGAAAACTTGATTGGTAAAAATAATAATAATGAGTCATTAGAAATAGAAAAAAAATCATATTTGTGTGGTGGGGCTATGTTAATGAATATGAATATATACAGAAATATAGGTTTTTTTGACAGTAAAATTTTCTTATATGGAGAAGATGATCAAATATCTGCTCTTGCATTAAATAATGGTTTTGAGAACGCAATTTCTAAATAT carries:
- the rfbD gene encoding dTDP-4-dehydrorhamnose reductase, with amino-acid sequence MEESFKMKNIIIFGKNGQVATELRLILAQQKEFSFNYYSSKEFDFADLGSLKHKLKNLAPADYIINATAYNEVDKAEEEQERANNINHLAVKLLAEYCKEHNIRLIHYSTNYVFDGEGNKPYKETNNKNLKPLSYYGKSKLLGEQAIEKSKCAYLIFRVATVFNLNKENNFVAKIRKLAESRKELKIVNDQITNPTNSYDIAFNTFEIIKKIEEQSKFKSAIYHLANKNFYSYCELSKKIISKENLKIIPVTSSEFKTKAARPLNGALDSGKIKKDFAIEITDNYKQLTVIIVTYKSAHIVIDALQHIIKQGYRIIIVDNGSKDNIEDVLDKNCKSSNIELIKLKYNIGFGRANNLALERVNTKYAFLLNPDAIMMPHSLDLMVKIAEQKQNIALLNPIFTNENLIGKNNNNESLEIEKKSYLCGGAMLMNMNIYRNIGFFDSKIFLYGEDDQISALALNNGFENAISKYSFCYHANQHSVATKNVFEDYKLLFFRYWHQGWGKTYLKRQKKNIIKIWLKILHRFALSILYLFKLQPKQAVIRLAIAIGSIANLLGRDCFSKEAKITEIEKVKYF